In a single window of the Candidatus Rokuibacteriota bacterium genome:
- a CDS encoding acyl-CoA dehydrogenase family protein: MSHALPAETHPIVAIVRRFVEAEVLPVASALEHADAYPHALVARMKALGLFGALIPEAHGGLGLSVSAYARIIEELCRGFMSLAGVINSHTMAALIVLHHGTDEQRRRFLPRFARGEARGGLCLTEPHAGSDVQAIRTVARRAGDCYLLTGTKMFVTNGREGNTFALLARTDTATDPPHRGMSCFIVEKGHPGLQVVKSIAKLGYKGVDTAELSLDGFAVPAANLVGGVEGRGFKHVMSGLETGRINIAARAVGVAQAGLDEARDALRARPEGTEALPALADMAIRVEASRLLTYWAAGMKDRNERCDLEAGMAKLHASEAAQEVAVGAMRVMGPSSQRLDGTIERLYRDTPLMLIGEGANEIQRLLIARQLLERYGERFGALTSREGEPDERREIVLAVRRFVEKDVVPVTQEHDLAGRYPAGLVEQLAELGVLGAVVPPEHGGLGLDPLTAVMIIEEVARGWGMLGTLLAGHLAATWAVAHHARPEEHRRLLPPMTRADFLGAPAVAGPVAARPAGSDWRLAGTVPAVENAARARLLVVCAAVDGAGAGAFLVDRGAPGVALGAPLETLGMRGLGAADIRLEEVLVPASRRLGADDRQSAEAVAALETLARLGGAATAVGIAQAAFEAALRYSQQRSTFGKPICQHQAIQLKLADMATRTTAARLLTYRAARLLAGGAGAGLAADMARLEAAETAYQVSLESMRTHGGYGYTKEFPVERHYRDAAALLAGDASTGAARRSIGGRLLQEGTA; encoded by the coding sequence GTGAGCCACGCTCTCCCCGCAGAGACGCATCCGATCGTCGCCATCGTCCGCCGCTTCGTCGAGGCGGAGGTGCTGCCCGTCGCCTCGGCGCTGGAGCATGCCGACGCCTATCCCCACGCCCTCGTGGCGCGCATGAAGGCGCTGGGGCTCTTCGGCGCCCTCATCCCCGAGGCCCACGGCGGCCTCGGGCTCAGCGTGAGCGCCTACGCTCGGATCATCGAGGAGCTCTGCCGCGGCTTCATGTCGCTGGCCGGCGTCATCAACAGCCACACCATGGCGGCGCTCATCGTGCTCCACCACGGCACCGACGAGCAGCGGCGGCGCTTCCTCCCGCGCTTCGCCCGCGGCGAGGCGCGGGGCGGCCTCTGCCTCACCGAGCCCCACGCGGGCTCCGACGTGCAGGCCATCCGCACCGTCGCGCGGCGCGCCGGCGACTGCTACCTCCTCACGGGGACCAAGATGTTCGTGACCAACGGCCGCGAGGGCAACACGTTCGCGCTGCTGGCCCGCACCGACACGGCCACGGACCCTCCGCACCGGGGCATGTCGTGCTTCATCGTCGAGAAGGGGCATCCGGGGCTGCAGGTGGTGAAGTCCATCGCCAAGCTGGGCTACAAGGGCGTGGACACGGCCGAGCTGTCCCTCGACGGCTTCGCCGTCCCGGCGGCCAACCTCGTCGGCGGAGTCGAGGGGCGCGGCTTCAAGCACGTCATGTCGGGGCTCGAGACCGGACGGATCAACATCGCCGCCCGCGCCGTGGGCGTCGCCCAGGCGGGGCTGGACGAGGCGCGCGACGCGCTCCGCGCGCGCCCGGAGGGCACGGAGGCCCTGCCCGCCTTGGCCGACATGGCCATCCGCGTGGAGGCCTCGCGCCTCCTCACCTACTGGGCCGCCGGCATGAAGGACCGGAACGAGCGCTGCGACCTGGAGGCCGGCATGGCCAAGCTCCATGCCTCCGAGGCGGCCCAGGAGGTCGCCGTCGGCGCCATGCGGGTGATGGGGCCCTCGAGCCAGCGCCTCGACGGGACCATCGAGCGCCTCTACCGGGACACGCCGCTCATGCTCATCGGCGAGGGCGCCAACGAGATCCAGCGCCTCCTCATCGCCCGCCAGCTCCTGGAGCGCTACGGCGAGCGGTTCGGGGCGCTGACCTCCCGCGAGGGCGAGCCCGACGAGCGCCGGGAGATCGTGCTCGCCGTCCGCCGCTTCGTCGAGAAGGACGTGGTCCCCGTGACCCAGGAACACGATCTGGCCGGCCGCTACCCCGCGGGGCTCGTCGAGCAGCTCGCCGAGCTGGGCGTCCTCGGCGCCGTGGTGCCGCCGGAGCACGGCGGGCTCGGCCTCGATCCCCTGACGGCGGTCATGATCATCGAGGAGGTGGCACGCGGCTGGGGGATGCTCGGCACCCTGCTGGCAGGCCACCTCGCCGCCACGTGGGCCGTCGCGCACCACGCCCGCCCGGAGGAGCACCGGCGGCTGCTCCCGCCCATGACGCGGGCCGACTTCCTCGGCGCGCCCGCCGTCGCCGGCCCGGTCGCGGCACGGCCGGCGGGGAGCGACTGGCGCCTCGCGGGCACGGTGCCCGCCGTCGAGAACGCCGCACGCGCGCGGCTCCTCGTGGTCTGCGCCGCCGTGGACGGGGCCGGGGCCGGCGCCTTTCTCGTGGACCGGGGGGCGCCGGGCGTCGCGCTCGGCGCCCCGCTCGAGACCCTCGGCATGCGGGGGCTGGGCGCCGCCGACATCCGCCTCGAGGAGGTGCTCGTGCCAGCTTCCCGGCGACTCGGCGCGGACGATCGGCAGTCGGCGGAGGCGGTGGCGGCGCTGGAGACGCTGGCACGGTTGGGAGGGGCCGCGACGGCGGTGGGCATCGCCCAGGCGGCCTTCGAGGCCGCCCTGCGCTACTCCCAGCAGCGCTCGACCTTCGGCAAACCCATCTGCCAGCACCAGGCGATCCAGCTCAAGCTCGCCGACATGGCCACGCGCACCACCGCCGCACGGCTCCTCACGTACCGGGCCGCCCGGCTCCTCGCCGGCGGCGCGGGCGCCGGCCTCGCCGCCGACATGGCGCGGCTCGAGGCCGCCGAGACGGCCTACCAGGTGAGCCTCGAGTCCATGCGCACCCACGGTGGCTACGGCTACACGAAGGAGTTCCCCGTGGAGCGCCACTATCGCGACGCCGCCGCGCTGCTGGCCGGGGACGCGAGCACGGGAGCCGCGCGCCGGTCCATCGGCGGCCGCCTCCTGCAGGAGGGAACGGCGTGA
- a CDS encoding CoA transferase, whose amino-acid sequence MARAPLDGVRILAVSQFGAGPFGTTVLADLGAEVIKIEDPGVGGDVSRYVPPYTADRDSLYFQSFNRGKKSLTLNLRHPDGQAVLHDLVRVSDALFNNVRGDQPKALGLTYAQLKDVNPRIVCCSLSGFGSTGPQAAEPAYDYLIQGQAGWMAITGEPDGPPGKCGVSVIDFSGGYAAMLGLMVALYDAQRSGVGRDVDVSLLDTAVSMLSYFAAWTLNRDWEPARVPQSGHQTLVPAQNFRTADGWIVVFCAKEKFWLSLVRLLGLPELAGDPRFASFPDRLAHKAALLPILERRFATKPTGQWLGLLRGHVPCAPVNSVREALQDEQVLAREMILEIDHPVFGRMRQVASPIKTAGAITAPAPAPRFGEHTDTLLQDVLGYGAGTIQSLRAKGVIA is encoded by the coding sequence ATGGCGAGAGCGCCGCTCGACGGAGTCCGCATCCTGGCCGTCTCGCAATTCGGCGCCGGCCCCTTCGGGACCACCGTGCTGGCCGACCTCGGAGCCGAGGTGATCAAGATCGAGGACCCGGGGGTGGGCGGCGACGTCTCCCGCTATGTGCCCCCGTACACGGCCGACCGGGACTCGCTCTACTTCCAGTCCTTCAACCGGGGCAAGAAGTCGCTGACGCTCAACCTCCGGCACCCGGATGGCCAGGCCGTCCTCCACGACCTCGTGCGGGTGTCGGATGCCCTGTTCAACAACGTCCGGGGCGACCAGCCGAAGGCGCTGGGCCTCACCTACGCCCAGCTCAAGGACGTGAACCCGCGCATCGTCTGCTGCTCGCTGTCGGGCTTCGGGTCGACGGGGCCGCAGGCGGCGGAGCCGGCCTACGACTACCTGATCCAGGGGCAGGCCGGCTGGATGGCCATCACGGGCGAGCCCGACGGCCCGCCCGGCAAGTGCGGCGTCTCGGTCATCGACTTCTCGGGCGGCTACGCGGCCATGCTGGGGCTCATGGTGGCGCTGTACGACGCCCAGCGCTCGGGCGTGGGACGGGACGTGGACGTCTCGCTCCTCGACACCGCGGTGAGCATGCTCTCCTACTTCGCCGCCTGGACGCTCAACCGCGACTGGGAGCCGGCCCGCGTGCCGCAGTCGGGACACCAGACCCTGGTCCCGGCCCAGAACTTCCGGACGGCCGACGGCTGGATCGTCGTCTTCTGCGCCAAGGAGAAGTTCTGGCTGAGCCTCGTGAGGCTCCTGGGCCTGCCCGAGCTCGCCGGCGACCCGCGCTTCGCCTCCTTCCCGGACCGGCTTGCCCACAAGGCGGCGCTCCTGCCCATCCTCGAGCGGCGCTTCGCCACGAAGCCAACGGGCCAGTGGCTCGGGCTCCTGCGCGGACATGTCCCCTGTGCGCCCGTGAACAGCGTCCGCGAGGCGCTCCAGGACGAGCAGGTGCTCGCGCGGGAGATGATCCTCGAGATCGACCACCCCGTCTTCGGACGGATGCGCCAGGTGGCGAGCCCCATCAAGACCGCGGGGGCGATCACCGCCCCCGCGCCGGCCCCGCGGTTCGGTGAGCACACCGACACCCTGCTCCAGGACGTCCTCGGCTATGGGGCGGGGACCATCCAGAGCCTCAGAGCCAAGGGCGTGATCGCGTGA
- a CDS encoding ATP-dependent Clp protease adaptor ClpS, with protein MTADGRSRSTARLGSPVEAPESREISRTRTAVAPPWMTILHNCDCHTFEDVVRQLMKAIACSEERGWELAREVDSSGKAVVKVGPEAECVRVGNILASIGLVVTVVQS; from the coding sequence GTGACCGCAGACGGTCGCTCGCGCTCGACGGCGCGACTCGGGAGCCCCGTCGAGGCCCCCGAGTCCCGGGAGATCAGCCGGACCCGGACTGCCGTGGCGCCGCCCTGGATGACCATCCTGCACAACTGCGACTGCCACACCTTCGAGGACGTCGTGCGTCAGCTCATGAAGGCGATCGCCTGCTCGGAGGAGCGCGGCTGGGAGCTGGCGCGAGAGGTCGACAGTTCGGGCAAGGCTGTCGTGAAGGTCGGGCCTGAGGCCGAGTGCGTCCGGGTTGGCAACATCCTGGCCTCCATCGGCCTCGTCGTCACCGTCGTTCAATCCTGA
- a CDS encoding endonuclease/exonuclease/phosphatase family protein produces MSFPVKHPITIASYNIHKARGLDRRVDLMRIAAVLEEIEADLVGVQEIYAAQAEALAGRLGLHFHMGVTTERAEGPYGNAILTRFAVRSAHTFDLTRHRREPRGGLRVDVSVAGQLLHLFNVHFGLSRRERAEQVDLLVRAHILRDGVTGSRVVVGDLNEWFPGAVGRALRRELHGPRTRRTHPSPLPLFALDRIYWDRQLQGERFHVHGSRLARVASDHLPVVARLGLVASRRRAP; encoded by the coding sequence ATGTCATTCCCGGTCAAGCACCCCATCACGATCGCCTCGTACAACATCCACAAGGCGCGCGGCCTCGACCGCCGGGTGGACCTCATGCGGATCGCCGCCGTGCTCGAGGAGATCGAGGCGGACCTGGTCGGGGTGCAGGAGATCTACGCGGCCCAGGCCGAGGCACTGGCCGGGCGGCTGGGCCTGCACTTCCACATGGGCGTCACCACGGAGCGGGCCGAGGGGCCGTACGGCAATGCCATCCTCACGCGCTTCGCAGTGCGGTCGGCCCACACCTTCGACCTGACGCGCCACCGGCGCGAGCCGCGCGGGGGCCTGCGCGTGGACGTCTCGGTGGCGGGGCAGCTTCTGCATCTCTTCAACGTCCACTTCGGCCTGAGCCGTAGGGAGCGCGCCGAGCAGGTGGACCTCCTTGTCCGGGCCCATATCCTCCGAGACGGGGTGACGGGCTCGCGGGTGGTGGTGGGCGACCTGAACGAGTGGTTCCCCGGGGCCGTGGGGCGGGCACTCCGGCGGGAGCTGCACGGACCGCGCACGCGGCGCACCCACCCGTCCCCGCTGCCGCTCTTCGCGCTGGACCGCATCTACTGGGACCGCCAGCTGCAGGGCGAGCGCTTCCACGTGCACGGAAGCCGGCTCGCGCGGGTCGCCTCGGACCATCTGCCCGTGGTGGCGCGGCTCGGGCTGGTCGCCTCCCGGCGCCGCGCGCCCTGA
- a CDS encoding alkaline phosphatase family protein, which translates to MALDAVILSAQGAMDRLARWARLRHSPDGRPRRFLIVQIDGLSRAVLDHAMAERGMPGLARLVAAGRLRMRPLSVGLPSSTPAFQAALMYGVRPDIPGFHWYDRRERQDVYFPRPSVADLVEERHARGRRGIMQGGACYGCMFTGGAEDSLWTMAKLLRPTRAGLAILRVPLSTLLLGWIVLKCCALTAVELTRAGLRLVADPVGRGPRALRWLLIKIGLSVWARELFTLAASADLYRGAPAVYVNYLEYDVFAHAFGPAHPLAVRALRRVDRSIVQLARICRRLPESRYDLCVLSDHGQAATRPFTRVSGGASIREVVLAVLGERRGAAGRGPAPDPARLRAQLATYRRARSHGLLQRFLAYLERDFARWVRLHDGSDRRSGVHVVAAGPNAFVYFTDSDEPLAAEEIERRHPGAAAALSRHPGIGLVLARSAVGPVCWYRGERGVLDAASSGEPFADREDREVVVRGLRELMDMPSAGDLVLYGIGAAVGDVSFLDERGAHAGPSAAELQAFIFHPPSVALPAPPLTHPVQLYPHFAAYGEPATGSARP; encoded by the coding sequence ATGGCTCTCGACGCCGTGATCCTGAGCGCGCAGGGGGCGATGGACCGGCTCGCCCGGTGGGCCCGGCTGCGCCACTCGCCCGACGGGCGCCCCCGCCGCTTCCTCATCGTCCAGATCGACGGCCTCTCGCGCGCGGTGCTCGACCATGCCATGGCGGAGCGCGGGATGCCCGGGCTCGCGCGGCTCGTGGCCGCGGGGCGGCTCAGGATGCGGCCGCTCTCCGTGGGACTGCCCTCGTCCACCCCCGCCTTCCAGGCTGCGCTCATGTACGGCGTGCGCCCGGACATCCCGGGCTTCCACTGGTACGACAGGCGGGAGCGCCAGGACGTGTACTTCCCGCGCCCGAGCGTCGCGGACCTGGTGGAGGAGCGCCACGCGCGCGGGCGCCGCGGGATCATGCAGGGCGGGGCCTGCTACGGGTGCATGTTCACGGGCGGTGCCGAGGACAGCCTGTGGACCATGGCGAAGCTCCTCCGCCCAACGCGGGCAGGGCTCGCGATCCTCCGCGTGCCGCTCTCCACGCTGCTGCTCGGCTGGATCGTGCTCAAGTGCTGTGCGCTCACCGCGGTGGAGCTGACGCGCGCGGGCCTGCGTCTGGTGGCGGACCCGGTGGGGCGCGGGCCCCGGGCGCTCCGCTGGCTCCTCATCAAGATCGGGCTCTCCGTCTGGGCCCGGGAGCTGTTCACGCTGGCGGCGTCCGCCGATCTCTACCGTGGCGCCCCCGCCGTCTACGTCAACTACCTCGAGTACGACGTCTTCGCTCACGCCTTCGGGCCCGCACACCCGCTGGCGGTCAGGGCCCTGCGCCGCGTGGACCGCTCCATCGTCCAGCTCGCGCGCATCTGCCGGCGGCTCCCCGAGTCGCGGTACGATCTCTGCGTGCTGTCGGATCACGGGCAGGCGGCCACGCGCCCCTTCACGCGCGTGTCGGGTGGCGCCTCGATCCGGGAGGTCGTGCTCGCCGTCCTGGGGGAGCGCAGGGGGGCGGCGGGGCGCGGCCCCGCGCCGGACCCGGCGCGGCTCCGAGCCCAGCTCGCCACCTATCGGCGGGCGCGCTCCCACGGCCTCCTGCAGCGTTTCCTCGCGTACCTCGAGCGCGACTTCGCCCGGTGGGTGCGCCTGCATGACGGGTCGGACCGCCGTTCCGGCGTCCACGTGGTGGCGGCCGGACCCAACGCCTTCGTGTACTTCACCGACTCCGACGAGCCCCTCGCCGCGGAGGAGATCGAGCGACGGCACCCGGGCGCGGCGGCAGCGCTGTCGCGCCATCCGGGCATCGGCCTCGTGCTTGCCCGCTCCGCCGTGGGACCTGTATGCTGGTATCGAGGCGAGCGGGGCGTCCTCGACGCGGCCTCCAGCGGAGAGCCGTTCGCTGATCGAGAGGATCGGGAGGTCGTGGTGAGGGGACTGCGGGAGTTGATGGACATGCCGAGCGCGGGGGACCTGGTGCTGTACGGCATCGGGGCCGCTGTCGGAGACGTCTCCTTCCTCGACGAGCGCGGCGCTCACGCGGGCCCATCCGCGGCGGAGCTGCAGGCCTTCATCTTCCACCCCCCGTCGGTGGCGCTGCCGGCCCCGCCGCTGACCCACCCCGTGCAGCTCTACCCGCACTTCGCCGCCTACGGCGAGCCCGCCACGGGATCTGCGAGGCCATAG
- a CDS encoding MaoC family dehydratase has product MSYGRYYEEFEVGQHFQHWPGRTISEADCTWFALLTMNQHPLHSDAHYAGTHTQHKQRVVLGPLVFSVVIGMSVADISGRAIANLEVDRLRHEQPTFIGDTLYARSTVVEKREASQGDRGIVTVETVGSNQRGDTVCSYVRKVLVPKRNHPTLGEGRLPY; this is encoded by the coding sequence GTGAGCTACGGACGCTACTACGAGGAGTTCGAGGTGGGCCAGCACTTCCAGCACTGGCCGGGCCGGACCATCTCCGAAGCCGACTGCACGTGGTTCGCGCTCCTCACCATGAACCAGCACCCGCTGCACTCGGACGCCCACTACGCGGGCACCCACACCCAGCACAAGCAGCGCGTGGTGCTGGGCCCGCTCGTCTTCAGCGTGGTGATCGGCATGAGCGTGGCGGACATCTCGGGCCGGGCCATCGCCAATCTCGAAGTGGACCGGCTGCGCCACGAGCAGCCCACCTTCATCGGTGACACGCTCTACGCCCGGAGCACGGTGGTCGAGAAGCGCGAGGCGAGCCAGGGCGACCGTGGCATCGTCACCGTCGAGACCGTCGGGAGCAACCAGCGCGGCGACACCGTCTGCTCCTACGTGCGCAAGGTCCTCGTGCCGAAGCGGAACCACCCGACGCTGGGCGAGGGCCGGCTCCCCTACTGA